From Pseudomonas sp. B21-028, one genomic window encodes:
- the metF gene encoding methylenetetrahydrofolate reductase [NAD(P)H], translated as MSQDRRYSFEFFPTKTDAGHEKLIATARQLASHNPDFFSCTYGAGGSTRDRTMNTVLQLESEVKIPAAPHLSCVGDSKDDLRTLLTRYKAAGIQRIVALRGDLPSGMGMASGELRHANDLVSFIREETGEHFHIEVAAYPEMHPQARNFEDDLRNFVNKANAGANSAITQYFFNADSYFYFVERVRKMGVDIPVVPGIMPITNYSKLARFSDACGAEIPRWIRKQLEAYGDDTSSIQRFGEDVITQMCERLLQGGAPGLHFYTLNQAEPSLAVWNNLQLPR; from the coding sequence ATGTCCCAAGACCGTCGCTACAGCTTCGAGTTCTTCCCGACGAAGACCGATGCTGGACATGAAAAACTGATCGCCACTGCCCGTCAGCTGGCGAGCCACAACCCCGACTTCTTTTCCTGCACCTATGGCGCTGGCGGCTCGACCCGCGACCGTACGATGAATACCGTGTTGCAGCTGGAAAGCGAAGTCAAAATCCCGGCCGCCCCGCACCTGTCCTGCGTAGGCGACAGCAAGGACGACTTGCGCACCCTGCTGACCCGGTACAAGGCCGCAGGCATCCAGCGTATCGTTGCCCTGCGCGGTGACCTGCCCTCGGGCATGGGCATGGCCAGTGGCGAGTTGCGCCACGCCAACGACCTGGTGAGCTTCATTCGCGAAGAAACCGGCGAGCACTTTCACATCGAAGTCGCCGCTTATCCGGAAATGCACCCCCAGGCGCGTAACTTCGAAGACGATCTGCGCAACTTCGTCAACAAGGCCAATGCCGGCGCCAACAGTGCGATCACCCAGTACTTCTTCAACGCCGACAGTTACTTCTACTTCGTCGAGCGCGTGCGCAAGATGGGTGTGGACATTCCCGTCGTGCCGGGAATCATGCCGATCACCAACTACAGCAAGCTGGCGCGCTTTTCCGACGCCTGCGGTGCGGAAATACCACGGTGGATCCGCAAACAGCTGGAAGCCTACGGCGACGATACGTCCAGCATCCAACGCTTCGGCGAGGACGTGATCACGCAAATGTGTGAGCGTTTGTTGCAAGGCGGCGCACCAGGGCTGCATTTCTATACCCTGAACCAGGCCGAACCCAGCCTCGCGGTATGGAATAACCTCCAACTACCGCGCTAG